A section of the Serratia liquefaciens ATCC 27592 genome encodes:
- a CDS encoding 4Fe-4S dicluster domain-containing protein, with amino-acid sequence MNRFIIADPKLCIGCNTCMASCSAEHRQRGLQALPRLQVIRNARDSAPVMCHQCEDAPCAQVCPVNAIRHQDDAIVLNESLCVSCKLCGIACPFGAIGFGGSTPLAIPSDCNTPLALPAAKAPRPIGAFLDCVPGVRAVAVKCDLCAFTPLGPACIRTCPTQAIRLVSDHDVRNASEQKRRNAMQALSAELPFATAPESRKEPN; translated from the coding sequence ATGAACCGCTTTATTATTGCGGACCCCAAATTGTGTATTGGCTGCAATACCTGCATGGCCAGTTGTTCTGCGGAACATCGGCAACGGGGTTTGCAGGCATTACCCCGCTTGCAGGTGATTCGTAACGCCCGCGATTCGGCACCGGTGATGTGCCATCAATGTGAGGATGCGCCCTGCGCGCAGGTCTGTCCGGTAAACGCCATTCGCCATCAGGATGATGCCATCGTCCTGAACGAGAGCCTGTGCGTCAGTTGCAAACTCTGCGGTATTGCTTGCCCGTTCGGCGCCATAGGCTTCGGCGGCAGTACCCCGTTAGCGATCCCCTCAGACTGCAACACACCGCTGGCCCTGCCTGCCGCCAAAGCGCCGCGGCCGATCGGCGCCTTCCTGGATTGTGTGCCCGGTGTCCGCGCCGTGGCGGTCAAGTGCGACCTTTGCGCTTTCACCCCCTTAGGCCCGGCCTGTATCCGTACCTGTCCTACCCAGGCCATTCGCTTGGTCAGCGACCACGACGTGCGTAACGCCAGCGAACAGAAAAGGCGCAACGCCATGCAGGCGCTCAGCGCCGAGCTGCCGTTCGCTACCGCCCCAGAATCCCGCAAGGAGCCGAATTGA
- a CDS encoding hydrogenase large subunit, with protein MTNEHQGQHYLAALQQQFPAAMLAAEWQTADQLTVTVKLNALPDVVEWLYYQQGGWLSVLFGNDERTLCGHYALYYVLSMEQGTKCWITVRAEVDAQTLEFPSVTPRVPAAVWGEREVRDMYGLRPVGLPDERRLVLPDDWPDDLYPLRKDAMDYRQRPAPTTDVETYPFESLAGAKANVVPIGPLHITSDEPGHFRLFVDGEDIIDADYRLFYVHRGMEKLAETRMGYNEVTFLSDRVCGICGFTHSVAYTSSVENAMGIQVPERAQMIRSILLEVERLHSHLLNLGLACHFVGFDSGFMQFFRVREQSMKMAEILTGARKTYGLNLIGGIRRDILKEDMLQTLKLAAQMRSELVDLVDILLSTPNTEQRSVGVGRLDPQVARDYSNVGPMIRGSGHRRDTRIDHPFAGYAKLPVELCVESGCDVYSRLKVRIHEVFNSLGIIEFGLQSLPGGPLAVDGFTYIPHRFALGFAEAPRGDDIHWSMTGDNQKLFRWRCRAATYANWPTLRYMLRGNTVSDAPLIIGSLDPCYSCTDRMTIVDVRKRQSIIVPYKEIERYGIERKNKPF; from the coding sequence ATGACTAACGAACATCAAGGCCAGCACTATCTGGCGGCGTTGCAGCAACAATTCCCTGCGGCCATGCTGGCAGCCGAATGGCAAACTGCCGATCAGCTGACGGTCACCGTTAAGCTCAACGCGCTGCCGGACGTGGTGGAATGGCTGTATTACCAGCAAGGCGGTTGGTTGTCGGTGCTGTTTGGCAACGACGAGCGCACGCTGTGCGGCCATTACGCGCTGTATTACGTTCTGTCGATGGAGCAAGGCACCAAATGCTGGATCACGGTGCGCGCCGAAGTGGATGCCCAAACGCTGGAGTTCCCTTCCGTCACGCCGCGCGTGCCCGCCGCCGTTTGGGGCGAACGCGAAGTGCGTGACATGTACGGTCTGCGCCCAGTGGGATTGCCGGATGAGCGGCGGCTGGTGCTGCCTGACGACTGGCCGGACGATCTTTACCCGCTACGCAAAGACGCGATGGACTATCGTCAACGCCCCGCACCCACCACCGATGTGGAAACCTATCCGTTCGAGAGCCTGGCCGGAGCCAAAGCCAATGTGGTGCCGATTGGCCCGTTGCACATCACCTCGGACGAACCCGGGCACTTTCGCCTGTTTGTCGATGGAGAAGACATCATCGACGCCGACTACCGCTTGTTCTACGTGCACCGCGGGATGGAAAAACTGGCCGAAACCCGTATGGGCTATAACGAAGTCACCTTTCTGTCGGACCGGGTGTGCGGCATTTGCGGCTTTACCCACAGCGTGGCCTACACCAGCTCGGTCGAAAATGCGATGGGCATTCAGGTGCCGGAACGCGCCCAGATGATCCGCTCGATCCTGCTGGAGGTGGAACGCCTGCACAGCCACCTGTTGAATCTTGGTCTGGCCTGCCATTTCGTCGGCTTCGATTCCGGTTTTATGCAGTTCTTCCGCGTACGCGAGCAGTCGATGAAGATGGCAGAAATACTGACCGGCGCGCGCAAAACCTATGGTTTGAACCTGATTGGCGGTATCCGCCGAGATATTTTGAAAGAGGACATGCTGCAAACCCTGAAGCTGGCCGCGCAAATGCGCAGCGAACTGGTGGATTTGGTCGATATCTTGCTCAGTACGCCCAACACCGAACAACGCAGCGTCGGGGTTGGGCGTCTCGATCCCCAGGTGGCCCGCGATTACAGCAACGTGGGGCCGATGATCCGCGGCAGCGGCCACCGTCGCGATACCCGCATCGACCATCCGTTTGCCGGCTACGCCAAACTGCCGGTGGAGTTATGCGTGGAAAGCGGCTGCGACGTCTATTCCCGCCTCAAGGTGCGCATTCACGAAGTGTTCAACTCGCTCGGCATCATCGAGTTCGGTTTGCAAAGCTTGCCGGGCGGACCGCTGGCGGTGGACGGCTTCACCTATATACCGCACCGCTTCGCCCTGGGCTTTGCCGAAGCGCCGCGCGGCGATGATATCCACTGGAGCATGACCGGCGACAACCAGAAACTGTTCCGTTGGCGCTGCCGTGCCGCCACCTATGCCAATTGGCCCACCCTGCGTTACATGTTGCGCGGCAATACGGTATCCGACGCCCCGCTGATTATCGGCAGTCTCGATCCCTGCTACTCCTGCACCGATCGCATGACCATCGTCGACGTACGCAAGCGCCAGTCCATCATCGTGCCGTACAAAGAGAT
- a CDS encoding proton-conducting transporter transmembrane domain-containing protein codes for MFYPIAPDPLSLLTLAFVGYLLFALLSWLLAPWPRVNALLGVGTLLCAIATLLAAGQLLFAPLHSARLPWLSYAVEISGINALLLLVMALCGICAALYHIGSVAKLNASAGGRLGGLINLMLAALSAAAIADNALALLLLLELAALCGYFLIVHAPNAKGLRAGHSQFLLMRLGTLLLVIAFALIYTHSHSLQFSVIRATPLPDALRNGVFLLALAGFGIFAGVMPLHAWVPQSHSSAPASAATLFSGALMKVGLLGILKIGLDLLGTPPLWWGLLVLLLAAGTAFFGGLYALMEHDLRRLLAYHTLENIGIILLGIGGAMVGMALQQPLLTAFALIGGLFHLLNHSLFKSALLLAAGTIEQQTGLKDMEKMGGLARLMPWTAISLLIGLVAMAALPPLNGFASEWLIYQGLFHFSAASGFIGHLFGPLLAVALALTGALAVMCVSKVFGVACLGAPRCAAAAQAVQANLFLTLSHALPALLCLVCGLGAPWIIPLFARLIGMTSEQSLSVSDTLVSTPLIAILLLAMPLLPLLIAARYQTRRQPRRVQGSAWTCGYGHEEAMVITATGFAQPLRVMFAPLYQLRRWLPESLINPLHCNAFVAFCRGLAAVEFAVLLVVAFA; via the coding sequence ATGTTTTACCCCATTGCGCCCGACCCATTGTCGTTGCTGACTCTGGCATTCGTCGGGTATCTCCTGTTCGCGTTGCTGAGCTGGCTGCTGGCCCCCTGGCCGCGTGTCAATGCCTTGCTGGGTGTTGGCACCTTGCTGTGTGCCATCGCCACCTTGTTGGCCGCGGGACAACTGCTGTTCGCACCGCTGCACAGCGCCCGTTTGCCCTGGTTGAGTTATGCGGTGGAAATCAGCGGCATTAATGCGTTGTTATTGCTGGTGATGGCTTTGTGTGGGATCTGCGCCGCGCTGTATCACATCGGAAGCGTCGCGAAGCTGAACGCCAGTGCAGGTGGCCGGTTGGGCGGGCTGATCAATCTGATGCTGGCAGCGCTCAGCGCCGCCGCGATCGCCGATAATGCACTGGCCTTGCTGTTGCTGTTAGAACTGGCGGCGCTGTGCGGCTATTTCTTGATTGTCCACGCCCCGAACGCGAAAGGTCTGCGGGCCGGGCACAGCCAGTTTTTGCTGATGCGCCTGGGCACCCTGCTGTTGGTTATCGCTTTCGCACTGATTTATACCCACAGCCATAGCCTGCAATTCAGCGTGATCCGCGCGACGCCATTACCGGATGCACTGCGTAACGGCGTCTTCCTGCTGGCGTTGGCCGGGTTTGGCATTTTTGCCGGGGTGATGCCGCTGCATGCCTGGGTGCCTCAGTCCCACAGCAGCGCGCCGGCCTCGGCCGCCACGTTGTTTTCCGGCGCACTGATGAAGGTCGGCCTGCTGGGGATCCTGAAGATAGGACTGGATCTGCTGGGTACGCCCCCGCTGTGGTGGGGATTGCTGGTCCTGCTGCTGGCCGCCGGCACCGCATTTTTTGGCGGGTTGTATGCGCTGATGGAGCACGATCTGCGGCGCTTGCTGGCTTACCACACGCTGGAGAATATCGGCATCATCCTGCTGGGCATTGGCGGTGCCATGGTCGGTATGGCGCTGCAACAACCATTACTGACGGCGTTCGCCCTGATCGGCGGCCTGTTCCATTTGTTGAATCACAGCCTGTTCAAAAGCGCATTGCTGTTGGCGGCGGGTACCATTGAACAACAAACCGGGCTGAAGGACATGGAGAAAATGGGCGGGCTGGCACGGCTGATGCCCTGGACCGCCATTTCTCTGCTGATCGGCCTGGTGGCCATGGCCGCACTGCCGCCATTGAACGGTTTCGCCAGTGAATGGCTGATCTATCAGGGACTGTTCCATTTCAGTGCGGCCTCTGGCTTTATTGGCCATCTGTTCGGGCCGTTGCTGGCGGTGGCGCTGGCCCTGACCGGTGCGCTGGCAGTGATGTGCGTCAGCAAGGTGTTTGGCGTCGCCTGTCTGGGAGCCCCGCGCTGCGCTGCGGCAGCCCAGGCCGTGCAGGCTAACCTCTTCCTGACGCTGAGCCATGCGCTGCCCGCGTTGCTGTGTCTGGTTTGCGGCCTGGGTGCGCCCTGGATCATCCCGCTGTTTGCCCGGCTGATCGGCATGACGTCCGAACAATCCCTCTCCGTGTCCGACACTTTGGTTTCTACCCCGTTGATCGCCATTTTGTTGCTGGCAATGCCGCTGCTGCCGCTATTGATTGCTGCACGTTATCAGACCCGTCGTCAACCTCGCCGGGTACAGGGTAGCGCCTGGACCTGCGGATATGGTCATGAGGAGGCGATGGTGATCACCGCCACCGGTTTTGCCCAACCGCTTCGGGTGATGTTCGCCCCGCTCTATCAACTGCGCCGCTGGCTGCCGGAATCTTTGATCAACCCGTTACATTGTAACGCCTTCGTTGCCTTCTGCCGCGGCCTGGCCGCAGTGGAGTTTGCGGTGCTGTTGGTGGTGGCTTTTGCCTGA
- a CDS encoding respiratory chain complex I subunit 1 family protein gives MTYPNVLLGLAQALLLLAVAPLFAGISRVLRARMHNRRGPGVLQEYRDIAKLLKRQNVAPAASGLAFHAMPYLLTGTLLAIACALPMLTVASPLPAIGDVITLIYLFAVVRFVFAIAGLDTGSPFTAIGASREAVLGILVEPILLLGLWVTALVAGSTQLSAMVQSLLTLPHPAWLPLLLAALACAFATYIEMGKLPFDLAEAEQELQEGPLTEYSGAELGILKWGISLKQLVVLQLFLGVFLPWGQAAQFTVLHLSAALVLALLKLLCALTLIAIIENSVARLRFLKTARTTWAGFGLAFLALVSWLVVG, from the coding sequence ATGACCTATCCCAATGTGTTACTCGGTCTGGCGCAGGCCTTGCTGTTACTGGCCGTCGCCCCACTGTTTGCCGGTATCAGCCGCGTGCTGCGCGCGCGAATGCATAACCGTCGCGGCCCCGGAGTGCTGCAGGAATACCGCGATATCGCCAAATTGTTGAAGCGTCAGAACGTAGCACCGGCGGCTTCCGGTCTGGCCTTTCATGCCATGCCGTACTTGCTGACCGGCACCCTGCTGGCCATCGCCTGTGCGTTACCCATGTTGACTGTCGCCTCGCCGCTGCCTGCCATCGGTGATGTGATCACCCTGATCTATCTGTTCGCCGTGGTGCGCTTTGTTTTCGCCATTGCCGGTCTGGACACCGGCAGTCCCTTTACCGCCATCGGCGCCAGCCGCGAAGCGGTGTTGGGCATTCTGGTCGAACCCATCCTGCTGTTGGGGCTGTGGGTGACCGCCCTGGTGGCCGGTTCGACTCAGTTGAGCGCCATGGTGCAGAGCCTGCTGACGTTGCCACACCCCGCTTGGTTGCCGCTGCTGTTGGCCGCCCTGGCCTGTGCGTTCGCCACCTATATCGAGATGGGCAAACTGCCTTTTGACCTGGCGGAGGCCGAGCAAGAGCTGCAGGAAGGGCCACTGACGGAATATTCCGGTGCCGAGCTCGGCATTTTGAAATGGGGCATCAGCCTCAAACAATTGGTGGTGCTGCAGCTGTTCCTCGGCGTGTTTCTGCCCTGGGGGCAAGCGGCACAATTCACCGTCCTTCACCTGTCGGCGGCGCTGGTCCTGGCGCTGCTCAAGCTGCTGTGCGCGCTGACGCTGATCGCGATTATCGAAAATAGCGTGGCACGTTTGCGCTTCCTGAAAACGGCCCGTACCACCTGGGCCGGTTTTGGACTGGCTTTTCTGGCGCTGGTTTCCTGGCTGGTCGTCGGCTGA
- the hycA gene encoding formate hydrogenlyase regulator HycA: MSTISEVTSQADYIANKSNRLMAQWQTYHSTLIKAVTTTKKKINHQFTYGQDDDLRFVLFNHFTVSIQLSEGFYSRDICYRINLASPHEAENFAPFAHASLDEDGNIDGVINNRDMPAVFEHYLDKIAVIYQCLFDSLHDGHAIHDALKKITLSV, encoded by the coding sequence ATGAGTACTATCAGTGAAGTAACCAGCCAGGCCGATTATATCGCCAACAAAAGCAACCGCCTGATGGCGCAGTGGCAAACCTACCACAGCACCTTAATCAAAGCGGTTACCACCACTAAAAAGAAGATTAATCATCAGTTTACTTACGGTCAGGACGACGATCTGCGTTTTGTACTGTTCAACCACTTCACGGTGAGCATTCAATTAAGTGAGGGGTTTTACAGCCGTGATATCTGCTATCGCATTAATTTGGCATCGCCGCATGAAGCCGAGAATTTCGCCCCCTTCGCCCATGCCTCGCTGGATGAAGACGGTAATATTGACGGTGTAATAAACAATCGCGATATGCCGGCGGTATTTGAACATTATCTGGATAAGATCGCCGTTATTTACCAATGCCTGTTTGATTCGCTGCATGACGGGCACGCCATTCATGACGCACTGAAAAAAATAACCCTGTCCGTCTGA